One genomic window of Indioceanicola profundi includes the following:
- a CDS encoding c-type cytochrome, producing MGGPPPARRKPVRLSARRVLAGLTLLATGLAAAGSLAQHAPIPPAGKVEPSGRGPTEPDLMNGQYVMTSGGSAGHKGACLYCHGALGEGDGASAVPRLAGLPTGYLRKQMHGYARGTRPNEAMTPIAMALTEAEILDVSAYFEAQTPPFPPPPPAPPEMLEQARRLALEGDPQRGLRPCAACHGQEGEGAPPAIPYLAGQWASVIEGQLMLWRNGVRNNDPLNSMRRAALLLTYEEIQALSLYYAGLRGGDAPLRGDGPG from the coding sequence ATGGGCGGCCCTCCACCCGCGCGACGCAAGCCCGTCCGCCTGTCCGCCCGCCGGGTCCTGGCCGGGCTGACGCTGCTGGCCACGGGTCTGGCGGCCGCCGGGTCGCTGGCGCAGCACGCGCCGATCCCGCCTGCCGGGAAGGTGGAGCCGTCCGGGCGGGGACCCACCGAGCCCGATCTGATGAACGGACAGTATGTGATGACCTCCGGCGGCAGTGCCGGGCACAAGGGCGCCTGTCTCTACTGCCATGGCGCCCTGGGCGAGGGGGACGGCGCCTCCGCCGTGCCGCGGCTTGCGGGCCTTCCGACGGGCTATCTGCGCAAGCAGATGCACGGCTATGCCCGTGGAACCCGCCCGAACGAGGCGATGACCCCCATCGCCATGGCCCTCACGGAAGCCGAAATCCTGGACGTCTCCGCCTATTTCGAAGCGCAGACCCCGCCCTTTCCGCCGCCGCCGCCGGCCCCTCCGGAGATGCTGGAGCAGGCGCGCCGTCTGGCCCTGGAGGGCGATCCGCAACGGGGCCTGCGTCCCTGCGCCGCCTGCCACGGGCAGGAAGGGGAGGGCGCTCCCCCCGCTATTCCCTATCTGGCCGGCCAATGGGCCAGCGTGATCGAGGGGCAGCTCATGCTCTGGCGCAACGGGGTGCGGAACAACGATCCGCTGAACAGCATGCGGCGGGCGGCCCTTCTTCTGACCTACGAGGAGATCCAGGCTCTGTCCCTCTATTACGCCGGACTGCGGGGCGGCGACGCTCCGCTCCGCGGCGACGGTCCGGGCTGA
- a CDS encoding PA2169 family four-helix-bundle protein: MDLDAVVDALNDLIRAAEDTHLALQRGEEDLEDPDLKALCAALADRRGSMIRDMQERVVAIGGAPDATGTLLGGARRMVAEFGVAIGARGADDILEGLERSQQDFLEQLTAARAGDLPDEVGAELDRYAECVIEDRNRLTRARATGKLAAGQA; the protein is encoded by the coding sequence ATGGACCTTGATGCCGTCGTGGATGCCCTGAATGATCTGATCCGTGCTGCGGAAGACACCCATCTGGCCCTGCAACGGGGGGAGGAGGATCTGGAAGATCCCGACCTCAAGGCCCTCTGCGCCGCCCTGGCCGACCGCCGCGGCAGCATGATCCGCGACATGCAGGAGCGGGTCGTGGCCATCGGCGGGGCTCCCGACGCGACCGGAACCCTGCTGGGCGGCGCCCGCCGCATGGTGGCGGAGTTCGGGGTAGCCATCGGCGCCCGCGGCGCCGACGACATACTGGAGGGGCTGGAACGGTCCCAGCAGGACTTTCTGGAGCAGCTTACCGCCGCCCGCGCCGGGGATCTTCCGGACGAGGTCGGGGCGGAACTGGACCGCTACGCCGAATGCGTGATCGAGGACCGCAACCGGCTCACCCGCGCCCGCGCCACCGGAAAACTTGCCGCCGGTCAGGCCTGA
- a CDS encoding lysine-2,3-aminomutase-like protein yields MPRDKAPIPRTLRTPAQLEAAGLVRPDALPELERVAESFAVAVTPAMAELIDPTDPADPIARQFVPTGAELDVRPEEMDDPIGDDPHSPVKGIVHRYRDRLLLKPVHACPVYCRFCFRREMVGPGSEALTTAELDAALAYIADHEEVWEVVLTGGDPLVLSPRRLGEIVRRLNDIPHVGIVRFHTRVPVVDPDRVTAEMVDALKGGRAATWVMLHSNHWREITDQARTAIGRLVDAGIPMLAQTVLLKGVNDDAATLTRTFRALVQARVKPHYLHHGDLAKGTAQFRTSVAEGRALMRELRGDVSGLCQPTYVLDIPGGHGKVPLTPDYLEPGAEPDAWTVTDPRGGRHPYRG; encoded by the coding sequence ATGCCGCGCGACAAAGCCCCTATCCCCCGCACCCTGCGCACCCCCGCCCAGCTCGAGGCTGCCGGGCTGGTGCGGCCCGACGCCCTGCCGGAGCTGGAACGGGTGGCCGAAAGCTTCGCCGTCGCCGTCACTCCGGCCATGGCGGAGCTGATCGATCCCACCGACCCGGCCGATCCCATCGCCCGCCAGTTCGTGCCCACCGGGGCGGAGCTGGATGTCAGGCCGGAGGAGATGGACGATCCCATCGGGGACGATCCGCACAGCCCGGTGAAGGGCATCGTCCACCGCTACCGCGACCGGCTGCTGCTGAAGCCGGTTCATGCATGCCCGGTCTATTGCCGGTTCTGCTTCCGGCGGGAGATGGTGGGGCCGGGGTCGGAGGCGTTGACGACGGCCGAGCTGGACGCCGCCCTGGCCTACATCGCCGACCACGAGGAGGTGTGGGAGGTGGTGCTGACCGGCGGCGACCCGCTGGTGCTGTCGCCCCGCCGGCTGGGGGAGATCGTGCGGCGGCTGAACGATATACCGCATGTGGGCATTGTGCGCTTCCACACCCGCGTGCCGGTGGTGGACCCCGACCGCGTCACGGCGGAGATGGTGGATGCGCTGAAGGGCGGCCGGGCGGCCACCTGGGTGATGCTGCACTCCAACCATTGGCGGGAGATCACGGATCAGGCCCGCACCGCCATCGGCCGGCTGGTGGATGCCGGCATCCCCATGCTGGCCCAGACCGTGCTGCTGAAGGGCGTCAACGACGATGCGGCGACCCTGACCCGCACTTTCCGCGCCCTGGTCCAGGCGCGGGTGAAGCCGCACTACCTGCACCATGGCGACCTGGCCAAGGGAACGGCGCAGTTCCGGACCAGCGTGGCGGAGGGCCGGGCGCTGATGCGGGAGCTGCGCGGCGATGTCTCCGGCCTGTGCCAGCCCACCTATGTGCTGGACATCCCCGGCGGCCATGGAAAAGTGCCGCTGACGCCGGACTACCTGGAGCCGGGCGCGGAGCCCGACGCCTGGACCGTCACCGATCCCAGGGGCGGGCGGCACCCCTACCGGGGCTGA